The nucleotide sequence TATGATGCTGCACAGCTATGCCCAGGCAGAAAGGCACCAGCAGCCGGAATACCGGCAAACCATTCAACGGCGATGGCAAGCCCATAACAGACGTTTATATTCACTTCTTTAATAAAGTTAGCGAAAACCGCCGTTAAAATCAATATGACTTAATAAAAAACTGTCAGGTCAGAGATGCTTTACGCGGTATTTGACATCCACCCGTCCTTTGCTTATTGAGGTGAGTTTTCTTTTCAGGAGCCGCTTTCTGATCGGCGAAATCATATCGGTAAAAAGCCTTCCTTCAAGGTGATCATATTCATGCTGAATTATCCTCGCGGCAATACCATCGTAATACTCTTCTTTGTATTTGAACCCGGTATCACAGTAACGGATGCGTATGGCTGTTTCCCTGTCAACATCCTCCCTTATCTCGGGTATGCTGAGGCATCCCTCATTATATGTCGACAACTCACCTTCATATGAAGTAATTACAGGGTTAATGAATACCTTTTTAAAATCCTTCAGGGAGGGGTCATCCTCTTCAAGAGGCGATGCATCAACAACAAATATACGCAATGATTTACCCACCTGGGGGGCCGCCAGTCCGACTCCCTCACTGCTGTACATGGTCTCAAAAAGAGATTCAACAAGTTCATCAAGACCCTCATAGTCTTCAGGTATATCTGCGGCCACCTTCCGGAGGACCGGAGATCCGTACAAAAAAACCGGCAATATCATCTGGTCAGATTATTTTCACTGTCAATAAAGGACTGAAGCATTATTACGGCACTTATTCTGTCGATTGTAGCCTTGTCCCTCCTCGCCTTCTTACCGGTACCAGCCTCAATCATTGTCTGCATAGCAATTTTCGAGGTAAACCTCTCATCAATAAACCTTACAGGTATTGCCGGGAATTTCTTTTTCAGCTTACGCACGAAAGGTTCAATAAACTGTACGGCACCTGACGGGCTGTTGTTCATCTGAACGGGCATGCCTACAACAAAAAGATCAACTTCTTCTTCATTCGTGTACTGCTCAAGGTACTCAAATACCTCTGCAATATTAACAGTAGCCAGTCCGGTTGCAATTATCCCAAGTGGATCGGTAACAGCAAGCCCAATTCTTTTCTGCCCCACATCCAGTGCCATTATCCTTCCCATAGGTCTGATATTTATGCTTCAGACTGCAAAAATACAAATTCAGAAGTTTTTATACCACCGGGTATTTCTTCATAATCTCTTCGGGTTTCATAAGTATGTCGACATACTGTGCCCGGGAATAGGCAAAGGGATCACCGACCTCTGACTTGGAGAGCTTCCCCCTGAAGTCGCTTATTGAGCCGTAGGATTTTGAATCCATCCAGGCCTCAAGGTCTTTCAGCATTTTGCTGATATGAGCAGGCTTGTTCCTGTAAATAGCGCTGACAACCTGCACACAATCAGCCCCGGCCAGAATCATTTTGGCAACATCCTCACCGGCATAAATACCTGTATTACCGCAAATATTGCCCTTGACATGCTTATAAAGCAGACCGGCAAATCTGAGCGGAAGCCGGTAGTCTCCCTCTCTGCTGAGGAAAAACGGATAAGTGTGGTTCTGTTCATTAGTGCTGATATCGGGCTGAAACAGCCTGTTGAAAAGCACGAACCCGTTTACGCCGACCTTATCCATCTCCGACACAACATGCAGAGGATTGGAATAGAAGGGGCCGATCTTGACTGCAACAGGTATATTCACCACTTTTTTAACTGCCCTGAGAATATCAATCTGCTTGTTCTCAATAGCGACAGCATCAGTTTCGGCGTCTTTCGGAACGGAGTAGAAATTGAGCTCAATTCCGTCGACGCCGGTTTCCTGAATTAATTGTGCATATTCGACCCAGGTCTCCTTGTAAACAGCATTCAGACTGGCTATTAACGGTATTGATACACTTTCCTTAGCTTTTTTCAACTCCAGGAGGTACTCTTTCGGCCCTCCGTGTTCGAGATTTGGATGAATGCTGGTCATCTCTGCATGCCTGTCATCAAACTCATGCATAGATTCATTCATTTGGATTCTCTCATACTGTATCTGCTCTTCGAAAAGCGATTTGTAAACAACTGCGGCTGCACCGGCTTTTTCAAGCTGGATAAGTGTTTCAGGGTTTTGGGATAAATTACAGGCACCAACTACTATTGGATTTTTAACATCTATTCCCATAAAACTGGTCTTCAGATCGGCCATAATATCAATTTTTAGTTTAACAATCCTAAAATAAAAACAATTTACAACAAACTTGGTTCAAAAAAAAAGCGGCTTTAAAGAAGCCGCCCTTTTTATCTGTATAATCATCATTAAACTGTTGAGAAATCCATTGATGCCATTCTTACATAACTCTTGTGCCTCCATTTTGCATTTTCTTCAGCTGCCTTGAACAACTCACCAGCGACATCCGGGAAAGCCTTCTGAAGTGATGTATACCGCACCTCTGATTTAAGGAAGTCCTGGAATTTACTGAAATCAGGCTCTTTAGAATCTATTACAAAAGGATTCTTCCCTTCCTGCTCAAGTAATGGATTGTACCTCCAGTTGGTCCAGTAGCCTGCCTCAACTGCAAGCTTACTCTCCTCCATGGTCTTGCCCATGCCGCCTCTTAAACCGTGATTAATACAGGGAGAATAAGCAATTATCACTGAGGGCCCCGGATAAGCCTCAGCCTCTTTAACAGCCTTGAAGAACTGGGACTGGCTTGCTCCCATCGCCACCTGGGCAACATAAACGTATCCGTAGCTCATAGCCATGATCCCGAGATCCTTCTTACGGATTCTTTTTCCTGCTGCGGCAAATTTGGCAACCGCACCGACCGGTGTTGATTTGGATGCCTGGCCTCCGGTGTTACTGTATACCTCGGTATCCATAACCAGCATATTAATATCATCACCTGATGCTATAACATGGTCAAGTCCGCCATATCCAATATCATATGCCCAGCCGTCACCACCGAATACCCATATGGATTTTTTCACCAGGTACTGCTTCAGTTTCATGATCTCGACTGAGATCTCATCTTTTTTATCCTTGAGGACCTCTTTAACTTTTTCAGAGGCCACCTTTGATTTCTCACCGTCATCCTTAGATTCCAGCCACTCT is from Marinilabiliales bacterium and encodes:
- the def gene encoding peptide deformylase, producing MILPVFLYGSPVLRKVAADIPEDYEGLDELVESLFETMYSSEGVGLAAPQVGKSLRIFVVDASPLEEDDPSLKDFKKVFINPVITSYEGELSTYNEGCLSIPEIREDVDRETAIRIRYCDTGFKYKEEYYDGIAARIIQHEYDHLEGRLFTDMISPIRKRLLKRKLTSISKGRVDVKYRVKHL
- the ruvX gene encoding Holliday junction resolvase RuvX, whose translation is MGRIMALDVGQKRIGLAVTDPLGIIATGLATVNIAEVFEYLEQYTNEEEVDLFVVGMPVQMNNSPSGAVQFIEPFVRKLKKKFPAIPVRFIDERFTSKIAMQTMIEAGTGKKARRDKATIDRISAVIMLQSFIDSENNLTR
- a CDS encoding dihydroorotate dehydrogenase-like protein; protein product: MADLKTSFMGIDVKNPIVVGACNLSQNPETLIQLEKAGAAAVVYKSLFEEQIQYERIQMNESMHEFDDRHAEMTSIHPNLEHGGPKEYLLELKKAKESVSIPLIASLNAVYKETWVEYAQLIQETGVDGIELNFYSVPKDAETDAVAIENKQIDILRAVKKVVNIPVAVKIGPFYSNPLHVVSEMDKVGVNGFVLFNRLFQPDISTNEQNHTYPFFLSREGDYRLPLRFAGLLYKHVKGNICGNTGIYAGEDVAKMILAGADCVQVVSAIYRNKPAHISKMLKDLEAWMDSKSYGSISDFRGKLSKSEVGDPFAYSRAQYVDILMKPEEIMKKYPVV